From Anopheles maculipalpis chromosome X, idAnoMacuDA_375_x, whole genome shotgun sequence:
AACACTTGATATATTTTACTGAAATAGTTTGAAAAGCAAAGCTTTGCTCGGGCATAATTTCTGTAAATTACCAGAATGGTAGACTCTGGGTAAGTAAAGGAATctattgttctatttttatgatttatttatgcaTTGGGCTGACCGGTGGAAGACACGGTTTTGGCACGGCAGGACCCGGTGTTTAAATCACATCCGGACctcgttctcccgtagtgaggattatggctatccaactacgtgataccagcaagcctagtaagccattaggtGGCCGGCATGACCGAGTAGGTAAGCCAAGCGAAGAAgatgtattttcttcttccggcCTTCATATGGCTGAACCAGGGGTATTGAATTAAACCCTTTTTAGACCCCGACCCTTTTTAGTGTCTCTACTGTCTTTCGTGGTTGTAGAGAAAGAGGAGAAGAAATCAAGGACTCTAGCTCATAAAGGTCGTGGCCCACGAGAGAGTACGGGAGTAGATGTATGCGTGTATGTGCGCCAGGATCTCATAAagcgatcttttttttaaattccaatCTAATTCCAAGATGACGGATCTTTGTCGTCTAGCCAATATGTCTAATTAAACTTAAATTGgctaattaaaatattcaaaacgcaaacataaaacgatcccatgaataaaaacaaatctgaAAAGCGTGACGAcaaaaaattctgattttaatatttctcgTGGTCATCGATCTGAAAATCTCATTGGAAAGTTTTTACAAATAGCAATTTTCCAATTCAGTGCTTCAAACCATACACCCAACTTGCGGACAGGCATTTTTGTAATGGTAGATTCAATACCCTCTATGGGCCCTGTCCCGATCATGACCATGTATCAGTAATACATtcagtaatattttttttcctagacCAGCGATAAGACAATTCAATCATCCCACAGTGTCAGtactttgaattttcacagAAGCCTTATGTCCGCCGGAGAGCTTCACTGAACTCGCTGACTAGACCTTTGAAATGTAGGGTCATTTCTAAAAATGTAGGCTCTTTTCACAAGTTTCTATCCACGATATCCCTTGTACGACAACTCTTGAACGGTAAGATCCTTGGGATCCACTACCCCCCATAGTTACTACTcctgaaatttgttttgtattagCAATACGGTCTAGACTATTCGTGAACTTCTACCTTTTTTATTGCctctttaaattattaaaaaatcagaattctcgtAAATTACACTATTCGAGTGTAATCTGTCAACTGCCAGCATGCATACAACTGACAGCATGCACAATATCTTGCCTGTCTGCACATgtttttcgaaacaaaatcaaataatacCAACAGTTCCGGCTCTTTCTTGACTgaaattgtataaaaaaaacttcaacaactAATTGCAATTGCATTTCTGTTTGCATTCCTACACCTACAAGACAGAAACATGAACAAAACCATtgctttatttaaattaaaactattCAACTGAGTAAATATAAACGGAAAAGAACCGGAGGTTGGCTGGATGTCAGTCGAAATGTGCAATTACGTCactgaaaattgatttttttgctcgttgaaaaaaaaaacacacacacacacacaataatcCAGTTAACCGcggaaaaatgcataaaaaccAACATTTTGTGTGACTAAAATTAGAGAAATCATGTGAAACTATGCAACAATGTGAACGCAAAATGGCCTTGAACTTCTATTTTGCTTCCGGAATGTTTTGATGATTGATGTCGTTGGCTGAGAACTACTGATGAATAATACTGATAGAACGTGAATTTCAAGAAGGtgttaaaaaacaatttttgcattttttaaaagcaatagGATGTAGAAACAAACCTTTCCCGATTATATTAGTCGCGCTGCGGGGATTCTTCCGGAACTCACCAGTACCCTAGCACATCGATGTCCAATTCTGATTCTCTTgcgttaatttttatttacctgCCTGATTTTGAACCCGATCTGTATCTTTCAGGTATCATCATCAATTAGCCATCAATTTTAATGCAGCAATGAAGCTTAAATGCTTTTAATAGTTCGCAATTTTAACCAGAATTGCTTAATATTGCAATCCTATATATACTGGGTTCTGTTTTGCCAGATCTCACTTCTGCTTCATGCAATTTTTCGGAGCCGTATGCTCCCTTATCTTAACCTAACAGCATGCCTTCATATTCTACCTTGCGTATTCAACGATCTAAGTAAAAAAGCAAtccaaattcaaataatttttacatcGCTTTTTACTTCTTCTCATATATTTGCTTAAGCTGACACGAAGAAAGTGCCGGCAAGATGCTTTCCATTATATAATGTCTGTTATGGAGGTTCCATTCAGTAGAACAGTTGAACGTACAACTAGCATACAGCCGGTCGTATAACCTCCAGAACTCGTTTAGGGCTCGTTCAACGGTCActgttgaaatttcaaaattcaagcAAAAGCAATGAGCAAAAGCAATTGTGTATATCGAAGGCACGAAAAAAGGTCTTAACAAAATCGGTTAAAaagtaataaaggccctcaagttgtacgggattcatctcatgcaagcttgtgtgaaaaatcacggtagattgtgaccattatgaCATAaaaaggacataaaaatatatggctaaagagtaataaaggccctcaagttgtatGGGATTCATCTCGTGCAAGCTTGTATGAAAAATCACAGTAGatagaaaatattattttaataaatcattattgaaatgaggaaagttatttgaaattattgttaagtgtcgcaaaagctagcttatatgtaagactaatttataaaaacatatCACTAACttgtttcatcatttaaacgaggCAGTTtatactgtaattgaaataattctaatttaaatggctcaatatacggaaaaaattaatatttaaacatgatttgagtagaaagttgaatgaattactaaaactttattgaaaatagttaaaataagatttttttttgattttataaaccaatagttttaatattttcaatatgtcctacccagccatgttcacaaacgactgtggagcttgcatgtgattttgctgcgtgcaacttgagggcctatattactctttagccaacCTTCCTGCTTCGAGCGTTACGTAATCTTTGGACGCGCCCCAAGTAGTTTTATGGCAGCATTGGTATACATATAACTGAGCCTTTTTGGTGATATGAGACGTGAGTTTGTTAAATTATCTACTAAATTCATATCTTAAGATAGGTAGCATTATGAGGCTCCTATCTGCCTCGGAAATACCTTTCCGGGCTgaattttggaataaaatttaaacggtaatttttttttatagcacgCTCCGCGACCGTTTTATTTATGAGAGCAAAGTTTGTATGCAAGCTTTTCCCgcaagtttcttttttccttttattgaaCAGACCTGCAAAATAAAACGGTAAAGCAGCAGTATTTAGATTTCGTGAACACGAATACCGTACAGCTCTCGGGATTCTGTTCTGTAACTTGTCCACTCAACTGCTTAACCATCCCATCGCGTCCATTGACTCCAGTGCAATGGTGTCTGGGACACTGGCCCTAGTTGGATCAGTTGTATGAGTATGCGTTGCAAATGAATCACTTCCGGTTTGGGGTAATTGAAATCTTTTCCCctagaagaataaaaaaaatcgtctgcAACGGTTTTGGCTCTCGTTTCGTTTCACGATTCATTCAATAGCTGAGCGTGAAACGTGTGTGTGccgtttcggtttcgtttttgtaCACCTAGCAAGTAATTTTTGGTAGCGCTGGTCCACCACGTGCATCTTTAGAACGGGCAtggatgaatttaaaaaagcactAACCGAGGCCGATCCTTTCGCCAGCTGGTGGCCATTTATCCTGGCCGGAATAGTGTTCGTGGTTGGCACGGTCAGGTGAGTTGACTGTTGACGCTTCCATCCTGCAATCAACCCAATCTAATCCGTCCGTCCCCATTTTTCGGCACGTGGATGTGCGCGCGGCGGCAGAACGTACATGGGCGGGCAACCGTGCCCGAACGGGAACACCATCCCGGGCCGTGTGATCGTGGTGACTGGTGCCGCCGGTGGTATTGGACGTGAGGTGTGCCGGGAGTTGACACGCCGAAAGGTGGGATGTTTGGTGTTGGCTTGCCGCACCACTGAGCAGGGTGAGTCGTTGCGCGAGTTGTTACGCCGAGAAGCGCCCGAATGTACGCTGGAGGTGCTGGCGCTGGATCTCCGCTCACTGGACAGTGTGCGTCGATTTGTGCGCCAGGTACAGGCACATCATCCGGCGGTGGATGCACTGGTGAACTGTGCCGGTGTTATCTTCCAGCCGGGTGGGCGCACGGTGGATGGGTACGAGCAGCATCTGCAGTGTAACTTCCTGTCGCATTTTCTGCTAACGCGACTGCTGCTACCGCAGCTGGCCCGTTCGCAGCACGGTGGGAGGGTTGTGAACGTGTCCGCCCATGGGTATACCGCTGCCAAGATCGCCGACCGGGAGGATCCGCTCAATTTACGCCAACTTGCCCAAAGTGGACGGGATGCGTTCGCGCATTCGAAGCTGGCGATCGTGCTGGCAGGCAAAGTGCTAGCGAGGAACCTTAAAGCGGAAGGCTACCGTACCACCATTAACTGCTGCTCACCTGGGTTGGTCCGAGGCACTGGTCATCTGCGTCACTCGCCAATAATGAAGGCACTGTTTGCGAAAGTACTCACCTTCCCGTGGATGTGGTTGTTCATGAAAAGTCCGGCCCAAGGAGCCCATACCATCGTCCGGCTTGTGACGGATCCGGAGTTAGCTAGCTGCACTGGAGATTTCTTTAAGTAGGTTTTTTGAAGACTGCGAATTGTACTacttttaaacaaaaccatgGGTTGATCCATTTTATCCTTCTAAACAGTGATTGCGAACGGGTGGAAGTGTCCGAGCTGGCAAAAGATGACGAATTAGCCGAACGGTTGTATCAAGCCGCCTGCAGTGCGGTTGGTTTGGGTGAGGATCTGCAGCAGGAGTATAGCAACGCTTCGCACACCAAGAAGGAGTAAAGCTTCTGTACACATGCAATGGCGACATTTGTTAACGTGACTAGGGTCTTATGTTGAGGATGTGCAGTGCGTAGTTGcctacataaaaaaatatacctGCGAGTATGCAACCCGCATAACAAAAGACACTTTTTACGGCTAAAATCACTCCTCTCTCTTGAGCAGTTTTGTTTAAAGATGTAAAACTTTACAGTCAATTTAAATCGGTTTAAAGTGGCACTGTAAAGCCCTTTGGCTAAATCAAcactaataaaatttaaagcagTGTCTCTTTAACCCTGTTTATCCAACTAATCCACACCGTTCAGTGTTTACCAGCAGAACGACAGGTATCAATCTGCTGCGGCTTGTACCACCGCTAAATCTATATTTAatgcttgttttctttctttttttctgcttgttttttttttgtttgttgctccgTTTGCTATTTGTCATTTCTTTCCTAGTAGATATATTCCAACTGGGGGAAAAAAGTCCCTTGATTACCATGTACcccactgttttttttatttaaacttttccAGGCACCTTTTTCGGTTACACCTTCTGGTAGGGTGTGATAAGGATGCGATTAAACACTCTCCCAGCTTCCCTGTCATTACAGAGCTGTTGGGAGCGGGGGGGATTGGTGGGTAatgtaaagcaaaataaacaggAGGAGGGCTTGTAGCTGGAGCCTGGTGGCAATGGTGATGAAAGCGGAAGCGTCATAAAAGATAATTTAATGCTTCTAATATTTGGGAGACTGTAAActgttttcttgttcttttttatttcttgtttcgGATGAACCGCACCGAATGGTCGGTGAAATGGGTATCGTTAATAGCGGTTTTACCTTAAAATTACAACGTTTACTTACCATCTGGACTGGGAAGCGTCTTTCCAGCACGAGGTAGTTTAAGGCTAGTTTAAGGCTTTGGAATTACCTTGGGCAGGGCGTATTACAATCATCTgcccaagcacaacaaaataggtaaagtcgttgcaagaatggggctaaaatggggccctacttttgtcacgataattgccccgtagtcagaaacggatggggcaattttgtttaccacaaattatgacgtcacaaaatttttgacgtcatggagatgtgcaaaaaaattgatttgtgtatgctgtttttttctctttcgcactgcttgttcgttcttccatgctttttgctctgtttctcttatggatcaaggtagctgcttttgagcctgtgtgtagaggagagattgaaatatgcagtactgttttttctggatatctagaggtgagcaggagaagtgagaattgaactgtagagagaagagattgaaatatgcagtactgtttttttctggatatctagaggtgagcaggagaagtgagaattgaactgtgattattagtgtataatgcatatttaccatatgatttgctgcggcggtgatgcgatggtcctttttagtcgtgatagtctagtgtggatcggagtaggttttgttttacatgcgctatataggatcgcaagttaaagaaaatgtgtttttttgtgtacattcttgtatttgtatttggtaaatgcaaaactagcaaactataatgaatatcattgttgagtttcaatgatccatggttttgttaagaatcgtcgtggtggaccgtgatgtaatgcatcgcctttattcattatcatcttttactatttaagcaaaatgccgctggacaaagaaacagatgatatgacgttttcatctgagtacaaccaatttgtcaaggatcgatcgaaaggtagcattcaaattgcattttgtatggtttaaacagctttttataaatatattgaaatattgtgcgttagctactgacactggaaaggaaaatactgttccaattgcaaaaggtatgttaacgtgggaaaaattgtattaactactttgttagtactaaagtccgtcgaaggattccgatttgtccacagaaaagttttagcggttaaaggaactttaacgttggcttttttaaaaagctttcaaattatgtttatggagctatgcgacgcgttggtggaaagcgcgcagtaacgatttccatcaactattgacattttatcgataatttgattgaacgtatcgtcagtgttgatttcattctcatctcacaggaagaacagcaatcgatgtagtcagccaattcgacatattcttcttcggtctggttcatatttggtactggactttgttctggggttggcgatgtgcgctgcatttcatggtttaaattgctcgtggctatattttgggtatgttgtaaataataatataacaataacactacgatgtaatcgaactttatattcgttaaacttgtgtaataaagtcaactaacatggttggcttggtcctgcatcctgattatcctttcccgtaggttccagcgccatatactttgcagcttggcgataaaacatgccagatttgcgcagacgttttaagtcagccattacaaaaacggtaacaacactttcaaataacactattttacaaagatctctcagctggaccaacacccaagaaataaacacctattaaaactgaactgaacaactaaatactttgtgagataatgatttttcctgtatttaaaaaatatatgtttcttctaatatcaaagagttacaaacttcatggcaccagcatatttttttcgctttcacttgctccgccgtctggcgtgatttcagacggttacgcgtttaaaggtacgaggcgtgtatgtatgcgtttgtgtgtgaggtatagcagtgcaagcaagggaaaacacccggcgtatacacacatgtatcgatacctttcagaacaaaaatttactccgtctatactgtccgtgagtgcgagaggaatgacatacgagtttgagcgaaatgtaaaaccaatgcatcgatacgatctagacacaacatcgatatcgttggcaaacaaacattgctcggcctatctcgtctgtaagtgcgaatgaaacagttatacgagtgtgaacgaaacacagaatcgtacggttacggcaaatccaaaacctcatgacgtcacagaatactcgtacattagtgtaaacaagtgagctagacgatttagagcaagacacacgctgttttgccccgttcgttttggttgggcAGCATCATTAAAGTGGAAAGTAGTGATgggaatgtttcttttttttcggaacggaacggaactagATTCTATGCAGCAAGGCACGGAATGAACCTGGCAGATTATTTGGACCTACTTTAACGGAACACTAAAAGTATCACAGTGGCTGTTGTGCAGTAGTTGTCAGTAACGTCTTCTCGTCTAAACAACACTAGGAAGTGAATCAAGGGTAGCCGTTTCTTTACAGAGAACCACTAGTTccccaacaaataaaacttcaaactgattaaaaaaattcaatggAAAAATCGTCCACACTTGCTTTTCTACCTTGAGTGTTGCGCTCGTTGTAAAAGGAACTTTGtacaggcaaaacaaaaaaggagctGAAGGGCTCATTTTGACATGCTCATTGACAGCACTCTCACGGCTTGAATTTAGGTGCCAAAAACCTactttgtgattttatttcaacCTAGGTTCGAACGTTTACTCATCACTAGCAGAAATTGTAGTGCCACAATTGAGCTTTTGCAACCATTCCCGGTATACTGCAATGCGATTtttcggaaagaaaaaaaaattatagaaaacGAAACCATTTTGAAAGTCATTTTTCCAttctgatttgttttgatccatttaattaaattcttactttttttgttactctaacttttataattttcccACTTGCTTCGTTCTTTGTCCGTTGCGCACGTTCATGACTTATATGTTTTAGTGTTTTAAAGGACAAAATTGTTGCGCTTAgaattgtttctctttttttgtctttttgatgttatgtgtgtgtgtttttttcttgcctttgtTGATGCTGTTTGATTTGAGGGTTAAAGTGCTTGTGTTACATCATTTTGATGTGTAGGAATATATTGGTGAATGGTTTAATttctgtgtgagtgtttatgtatgtttatctatatatatatatatatatatatatatatatatatatatatatatatatatatatatatatatatatatatatatatatatatatatatatatatatatatgcaaTATATCAATAGAGCGAAAGAGAACGAGGGGTGTACATCGTTGTGTAGGGCGTTTGTGAGAGGGTTTTAGAGATGAATAGAATTTAATGGAGTGTACAACACTGTTCACTGTTCTAACTGTTTTCTGTAGCATTCCCTGCCTGCGCTCTGCATCACTCTCCACCCTCTCCTccttccctccctccctctctttGCCTTAAAGTTGCTAACGTTTTATCTATGTCGTGATTATCAACTCTTGTTATCAACTGAATTCTTTCCTCTCTGCGTACGTGTGCGTATTGTTCAAGCAGTTGAGTGTTTTATTCTTTAGTTTTAGTTTGACTATTTTGCCTTTATCACTCCGTTTTATAtctaacgttttttttttgttgcagtgttttaagatttgtttaagaagtttggttcgtttttttgtgtttcttgatttttgttgcttcgctTCTTTCGCTTCCCTCGTTTAACGCTTCAGCCTAGTAGTGTAATGCATGCACGTGATATATTTGTGTATTTATCCACACTATTCCCAACCATTCTATTGGTTCTGACGACGACTACTTGGTTCGAATGTATTGGTGCTAAAACTCGGCAATGCAATACGCTGTACGCTTAGGGAGGttaatttttctcttgtttggtttttgctttgcggTTTGCTTGCAGATGCGCACCCAGGAGACAACCTGCCCGGCTGATGGGTGGAAGGAAACGGAAGTAACATTGTATAtagatatatttatatattttcatcGCAAAAAACATTGCATCATatactaaacaaaaaacagaaaattcgaaacaaacaaaccattccTAACTAAGCAACGCTCGAGATCTTCtaacattttgcattttttttcttcattcccccccccccccccccctccctcctctactttgcatttttatcatcTTTACTTTTCGATCTTCCTTTCGGACTCTTTTTGGGTGTTATTTAGTGTTTTTTCAACTTCTACTGCAAATATCAACGGCTTCTGTCTTTTGTCTATTATTTTACATTCGTATGCATAAGGATTACAAATATTAGGAATATTTTGtgagctgctactgctgctgttgccgttgttgcctGCGGAATGGTAACAGCAATTTGTTCCACTTTGATTTGTATCGTTCGTCTTgtgggggggttttttgtttgttcgcttGGTTgagaaaaggggttttcttttaaacaaaaatagctTTGATagctacgtttttttttggactagCGAATTGAAACAGTAACATTCATCGTACGAGCTAGTTCGAATTTACAACAGATACCTAGTAATTGGTTTCAGCATTTACTCTGGCATGGTGTTCAGGGTTTATGAGTTCCTAAGCAAGGCAAATAAAAGCGAGCCTATCatttgcagttgcagttttgcATTCTATCAATAGTCACTGATGGCTTACACTAAGAAACaaacattaataaataaagttgGTTGTGTCATGTTTCGAATGTGAGAATATTGAATATTGTAAGCGTCATTTACCCAGATAACCACACAAAGACTTCATGGTCTTATACGAGCcctaaaattttcttttggtcGACAACTTCGTGGCCTTAAAAGCGAATCGGTTCTAGACCTTGCTTTGCTGAATCACTTGAGTTTTATGTACGAGTTTTATTCTTACTTTGTCCTcaagaaacaatttcaaaaattatgcaaaatatttgaaatttatttgcgtTTTAATTATGAAATCTTTTGAACATGAGTCGTGTGACACTGTGAAATATGTAGTAAAATGcgtaaataaaatctaaatacGAGATGAATTGAATGTGGGAACgttcgtaaaaaaataaataaataacatgcTTCTGTGATCAcgtcaatcaaatcaaatcaaatagaACCTTTCGAAGATTTTTATGACGCGAAAAATTTGTTCGCGTGCTAAATATGTCTTCGAAAGAGTCTCACCGTTGGAggccggcccggtggtgtatgcgacagcgacaccggtcttcaa
This genomic window contains:
- the LOC126562795 gene encoding retinol dehydrogenase 13, whose amino-acid sequence is MDEFKKALTEADPFASWWPFILAGIVFVVGTVRTYMGGQPCPNGNTIPGRVIVVTGAAGGIGREVCRELTRRKVGCLVLACRTTEQGESLRELLRREAPECTLEVLALDLRSLDSVRRFVRQVQAHHPAVDALVNCAGVIFQPGGRTVDGYEQHLQCNFLSHFLLTRLLLPQLARSQHGGRVVNVSAHGYTAAKIADREDPLNLRQLAQSGRDAFAHSKLAIVLAGKVLARNLKAEGYRTTINCCSPGLVRGTGHLRHSPIMKALFAKVLTFPWMWLFMKSPAQGAHTIVRLVTDPELASCTGDFFNDCERVEVSELAKDDELAERLYQAACSAVGLGEDLQQEYSNASHTKKE